A genomic stretch from Pomacea canaliculata isolate SZHN2017 linkage group LG2, ASM307304v1, whole genome shotgun sequence includes:
- the LOC112557893 gene encoding spore wall protein 1-like, with protein MAREEEEKKKEALAEEMEEFKRYRMMQQAQQLQAQKEEEQRRKAMEALQQKQNLIRQMANLTVQFQEQKMKLLHGVTYQFLTFCKCSDTSEMLNRFFSESFGVPNGMDDWSMGVKDLGEDGAGFGANSSMGGNSSSSWSASFEISWGNSSGGMGGFNGSVSGGSNNSMPGGPSFNGSFSGGQSFNNSMMGQGGEAATTARPPADVTVTSDQDLQDRMERDQMEAKAKRFYQMDQQQRAKELFSGLVATLCERASEYVESVKSFEQYYIMYAAAMEANHQQQQQQQQQQFP; from the exons ATGGCCCgcgaggaagaagaaaagaaaaaagaagcccTTGCTGAGGAAATGGAGGAGTTTAAACGGTACAGGATGATGCAG CAAGCCCAACAGCTGCAGGCCcagaaagaagaagagcagaGACGTAAGGCAATGGAAGCTCTGCAGCAGAAACAGAACCTCATCCGGCAGATGGCCAACCTCACCGTGCAGTTCCAGGAGCAGAAGATGAAGCTGCTGCACGGAGTAACCTACCAGTTCCTCACGTTCTGCAAGTGCAGCGACACCTCCGAAATGCTGAACAG ATTCTTCAGTGAGTCTTTCGGCGTGCCCAACGGCATGGATGACTGGAGCATGGGTGTGAAGGATCTCGGGGAGGACGGTGCTGGATTCGGTGCCAACAGCAGCATGGGCGGCAACTCTAGCTCCAGCTGGAGCGCCAGCTTCGAAATCTCCTGGGGGAACTCCAGTGGTGGCATGGGAGGATTCAACGGCTCCGTGAGCGGCGGCTCTAACAACAGCATGCCTGGCGGTCCCAGCTTCAACGGCAGCTTTAGCGGCGGACAGAGCTTTAATAACAGCATGATGGGCCAGGGAGGAGAAGCCGCCACTACCGCCCGTCCtcctgctgacgtcaccgtGACGAGCGACCAAGATCTCCAGGACCGCATGGAGCGCGACCAGATGGAGGCCAAGGCCAAGCGTTTCTACCAGATGGACCAGCAGCAGCGGGCCAAG GAGCTGTTCTCTGGACTCGTGGCCACCCTGTGTGAACGCGCCAGCGAGTACGTGGAGTCTGTGAAGAGCTTCGAGCAGTACTACATCATGTACGCCGCTGCCATGGAGGCaaaccaccagcagcagcagcaacagcagcagcagcaattcCCATGA